The following are encoded together in the Narcine bancroftii isolate sNarBan1 chromosome 10, sNarBan1.hap1, whole genome shotgun sequence genome:
- the LOC138744816 gene encoding leukotriene B4 receptor 1-like has translation MKPSNSTEATDHSVSGGEDIAASIILGATCLIGIPGNSMVIWIILFKMKKRSCTILLILNLAIADLVVLITLPLWIYSIASSWIFGETLCKALCYLIYCNLYGSVFFITVMSVDRFMAVVYPFASQRWRKESYVCKVIAIVWVLAFLFAIPGILFHNIETLYGQSQCSINYYNSKGQQITCLVLETVVGFVIPFIVLVICYASVARRVKQMTYKSKGRSEMLIASIVIAFAICWLPYHVFNVLQFVLLIVEPDSNVSSTLEYISAFGSFFAGTLAFINSSINPLLYAFAARSLRNGFRTSIMAKVFEEMAHPTKDEYSMERINTTKTEENIQL, from the coding sequence ATGAAGCCCTCAAACAGCACTGAAGCGACCGATCACTCAGTGAGTGGAGGAGAAGATATAGCTGCAAGCATCATCCTTGGAGCAACATGTCTCATTGGAATTCCAGGGAATTCAATGGTCATCTGGATTATATTGTTCAAGATGAAAAAGAGATCATGCACAATTCTTCTGATCCTGAATCTAGCCATTGCAGATCTAGTTGTTCTGATAACATTGCCGCTCTGGATTTATTCCATTGCATCCAGCTGGATCTTTGGAGAAACTTTGTGTAAAGCCCTTTGCTACCTCATTTATTGTAACCTGTACGGGAGTGTGTTCTTCATTACGGTGATGAGTGTCGACCGGTTCATGGCTGTGGTCTATCCATTTGCTTCACAAAGATGGAGGAAGGAGAGCTATGTTTGCAAAGTGATTGCTATTGTCTGGGTACTGGCTTTTCTCTTTGCCATTCCTGGCATTTTATTCCATAACATTGAGACTTTGTACGGACAATCTCAATGTTCAATCAACTACTATAATTCGAAAGGCCAACAAATTACTTGCCTTGTACTGGAAACGGTCGTTGGATTTGTGATTCCATTTATAGTGCTTGTTATCTGTTACGCGTCTGTAGCTCGAAGGGTGAAACAAATGACTTATAAGAGTAAAGGTAGATCTGAAATGCTAATTGCAAGCATTGTGATAGCCTTTGCAATCTGCTGGCTTCCTTACCATGTATTCAATGTGTTACAATTTGTTTTACTGATTGTCGAGCCAGACTCAAATGTATCGAGTACACTAGAATATATTTCTGCCTTTGGATCGTTTTTTGCTGGAACTTTAGCTTTCATCAACAGCAGTATTAACCCTCTGCTTTACGCATTTGCTGCCAGGAGTTTGCGGAATGGTTTCCGGACTTCAATAATGGCAAAGGTGTTTGAGGAAATGGCCCACCCCACCAAAGACGAGTATAGTATGGAACGCATTAATACAACAAAAACAGAAGAAAATATTCAACTGTGA